One Paraburkholderia sp. IMGN_8 DNA window includes the following coding sequences:
- a CDS encoding DUF4148 domain-containing protein, protein MKSFTRKVLVAALIAAPVASFAQSNQPVSREQVRAELAQVEKAGYNPRDGIHYPENIQAAEAKVTAQNATAQAGVSGYGGVANGTSRSGSENGM, encoded by the coding sequence ATGAAGTCGTTCACCCGGAAGGTCCTTGTTGCTGCCCTTATCGCAGCCCCCGTTGCGTCGTTCGCTCAATCCAATCAGCCGGTAAGCCGTGAGCAGGTGCGTGCCGAACTGGCGCAGGTCGAGAAAGCCGGCTATAACCCGCGCGACGGGATTCACTACCCGGAAAATATCCAGGCCGCCGAAGCAAAAGTGACGGCACAGAACGCCACAGCCCAAGCAGGCGTTTCGGGATATGGTGGTGTCGCCAACGGAACGTCTCGTTCGGGTTCGGAAAACGGTATGTAA
- a CDS encoding 3-hydroxybenzoate 6-monooxygenase, translating into MIETDSKGRRVLVIGGGIGGLAAALALARQGIHIHLLEQAPEIQEIGAGIQLAANAFNALDALGVGEAARNRAVFTDYLKLMDALDAKEVVRIDVGAPYRTRFGNPYAVIHRADIHLSILEAVKDHPLIQFRTNTRVCELDQNADGVTVIDQNGERYHADAVIGCDGVKSAIRKALIGDEHRVTGHVVYRAVVEVENMPKDLQINAPVVWAGPNCHLVHYPLRGGKQYNLVVTFHSREKEEWGVREGSKEEVLSYFEGIHPLPHQMLDRPTSWKRWATADRDPVERWSYGRATVLGDAAHPMTQYLAQGACQALEDAVTLGAAVAATDGDFEAAFKLYETARIPRTARVLYSAREMGRIYHAKGVERQVRNSLWIGRTQEQFYDALQWLHGWRAEECLKGVI; encoded by the coding sequence ATGATTGAGACAGACAGCAAAGGCCGGCGCGTGCTCGTGATCGGCGGTGGTATTGGCGGCTTGGCCGCCGCGCTAGCGCTCGCACGTCAAGGCATTCACATACATCTGCTGGAGCAGGCCCCCGAGATACAGGAAATCGGCGCAGGAATCCAGTTGGCCGCAAACGCGTTCAACGCGCTCGATGCACTGGGCGTCGGTGAGGCGGCGCGCAACCGCGCCGTCTTTACGGATTACCTGAAACTGATGGATGCGCTTGACGCAAAAGAAGTAGTGCGGATCGACGTCGGCGCCCCGTATCGTACGCGCTTTGGCAATCCGTATGCGGTGATTCATCGTGCCGACATTCACCTGTCGATTCTCGAAGCTGTGAAGGATCATCCGTTGATCCAGTTCCGCACCAACACGCGGGTCTGCGAGCTCGACCAGAATGCGGACGGTGTGACTGTCATCGATCAGAACGGCGAACGGTACCACGCGGATGCCGTAATCGGTTGCGATGGCGTGAAGTCGGCAATACGCAAGGCATTGATCGGCGACGAGCATCGCGTGACAGGACATGTCGTGTATCGCGCCGTCGTTGAGGTCGAAAACATGCCGAAGGATTTGCAGATCAATGCGCCTGTGGTGTGGGCGGGCCCGAATTGCCACCTCGTGCACTACCCGCTGCGAGGAGGCAAGCAATACAACCTCGTCGTCACGTTCCACAGTCGCGAGAAAGAAGAATGGGGGGTGCGCGAAGGCAGCAAGGAGGAAGTGCTGTCTTACTTCGAAGGCATTCATCCGTTGCCGCATCAGATGCTCGACCGGCCGACTTCGTGGAAGCGCTGGGCCACGGCGGACCGGGACCCCGTCGAGCGCTGGAGCTATGGCCGCGCGACGGTGCTTGGCGACGCCGCGCATCCGATGACCCAATACCTGGCGCAAGGCGCCTGCCAGGCGCTCGAAGATGCCGTTACGCTGGGTGCTGCCGTCGCTGCGACGGATGGCGATTTCGAAGCCGCGTTCAAACTGTACGAGACAGCACGTATTCCGCGCACGGCGCGCGTGTTGTATTCGGCACGCGAAATGGGCCGCATCTATCACGCGAAGGGCGTTGAGCGACAAGTTCGGAATTCCCTTTGGATCGGCCGCACGCAGGAGCAGTTTTACGACGCACTGCAATGGCTGCACGGCTGGCGCGCGGAAGAGTGCCTGAAGGGCGTCATTTGA
- the gtdA gene encoding gentisate 1,2-dioxygenase — MTSNNPGGSRAAYYERIAQQGMAPLWESLHNLVPKAPQPKARPTIWKYAQVRELVMQAGAVISAEEAVRRVLVLENPGLPGKSSMTPNLYAGLQLILPGEIAPSHRHTQSALRFIVEGKGAWTAVDGERTTMHPGDFIITPSWTWHDHGNPSVEEGGEPVVWLDGLDIPLVAQMDAGFAENYPEATQPVSRPEGDSFARFGHNMVPVRHRVSDPTSPIFSYPYARSREALDALYRNGELDEWDGVKLRYVNPATGGWPMPTIATFMQYLPAGFKGRTYRSTDATVYCVVEGNGTVKIGNDEFTFEPHDVFVAPSWAPVQLAASAESVLFSYSDRPVLAALNLLREERS, encoded by the coding sequence ATGACGAGTAACAATCCGGGCGGATCGCGCGCGGCCTACTACGAGCGGATTGCCCAGCAGGGTATGGCTCCGCTTTGGGAATCGCTGCACAACCTCGTGCCCAAAGCGCCGCAACCGAAAGCGCGGCCTACGATCTGGAAGTACGCGCAAGTGCGCGAGCTGGTGATGCAGGCAGGTGCCGTGATCAGCGCGGAAGAAGCCGTGCGCCGCGTGCTGGTGCTCGAAAACCCGGGCCTGCCGGGCAAGTCGAGCATGACGCCGAACCTGTACGCCGGACTCCAGTTGATCCTGCCCGGCGAGATCGCTCCGAGCCACCGGCATACGCAGTCGGCGCTTCGCTTCATCGTCGAAGGCAAGGGTGCGTGGACGGCTGTCGACGGCGAACGGACGACGATGCATCCGGGCGACTTCATCATCACACCATCGTGGACATGGCACGATCACGGTAATCCTTCCGTGGAGGAGGGCGGCGAGCCTGTCGTGTGGCTCGATGGCCTCGATATACCGCTCGTCGCGCAGATGGACGCCGGATTCGCCGAGAACTACCCCGAAGCGACCCAGCCGGTTTCGCGCCCTGAAGGCGACAGCTTCGCGCGCTTCGGTCACAACATGGTGCCCGTGCGGCATCGCGTGTCCGATCCCACTTCACCGATTTTCAGCTATCCGTATGCGCGCAGCCGCGAGGCGCTCGACGCGCTGTACCGCAACGGTGAACTCGACGAATGGGACGGCGTGAAGCTGCGCTACGTGAATCCGGCCACGGGCGGCTGGCCGATGCCGACCATTGCGACCTTCATGCAATACCTGCCTGCCGGCTTCAAGGGCCGTACATATCGCAGCACCGATGCAACGGTGTATTGCGTCGTCGAAGGCAACGGCACGGTCAAGATCGGCAACGACGAATTCACCTTCGAGCCGCACGACGTGTTCGTCGCGCCGTCGTGGGCGCCTGTGCAACTGGCGGCATCTGCGGAAAGCGTGTTGTTCAGTTATTCGGATCGTCCCGTGCTCGCCGCGCTGAATCTGCTGCGCGAAGAGCGCAGCTAG
- the maiA gene encoding maleylacetoacetate isomerase: MQLHSFFNSSTSYRVRIALALKELAYETLPVNIRVGEHRAADYVANVNPSASVPALIDDDFRLGQSLAIIDYLDQKYPEPRLIPLEPALRARVLEFAALISCDIHPLNNLRVLRYLETELEVTPQQKSAWYRHWIAQGMAGAERMLERGNTGPWCFGEQPTLADLCLVPQIANALRMDCDLSPYPRSLAVFEHASKHPAFEAAQPQRQPDYIA, translated from the coding sequence GTGCAACTCCATAGCTTCTTCAACAGTTCGACGTCGTACCGCGTACGCATTGCGCTCGCGCTCAAGGAACTCGCGTACGAGACGCTGCCCGTCAATATCCGCGTGGGCGAACATCGCGCAGCGGACTATGTGGCGAACGTGAATCCGTCCGCGTCAGTGCCCGCGCTGATCGATGACGATTTCAGACTCGGCCAGTCGCTCGCGATCATCGACTACCTCGACCAGAAATACCCCGAGCCGCGCCTGATTCCGCTCGAACCGGCCTTGCGTGCGCGTGTGCTCGAGTTCGCCGCGCTGATCTCGTGCGACATCCATCCCCTCAATAACCTGCGGGTGTTGCGATATCTGGAAACGGAACTCGAGGTCACGCCGCAGCAGAAAAGCGCGTGGTACCGGCACTGGATCGCCCAGGGCATGGCGGGCGCCGAGCGCATGCTCGAACGTGGCAACACAGGTCCGTGGTGCTTTGGCGAGCAGCCGACGCTCGCCGACCTGTGCCTCGTGCCACAGATCGCCAACGCGCTGCGGATGGACTGCGACCTGAGTCCGTATCCGCGCAGTCTTGCCGTCTTTGAGCACGCGTCGAAACACCCGGCATTCGAAGCCGCGCAGCCGCAGCGCCAGCCCGATTACATCGCCTGA
- a CDS encoding fumarylacetoacetate hydrolase family protein, with product MTFVFPPEAPVAVPVAGSDAQFAVRRVYCVGRNYAAHAREMGFDPDREPPFFFCKPADAVVPVAYGETLELAYPSQTQNYHYEAELVAVIGKGGSDIPLEQALDHVWGYAVGLDMTRRDLQMKMREMGRPWEIGKAFDRSAPIGPIHPVSEVGHFENAGLWLTVNGETKQKSDVSHLIWSVAETVAYLSKFFRLEPGDLIFTGTPEGVGAVQKGDTMKVGVERLGEVTVRVA from the coding sequence ATGACTTTTGTTTTCCCGCCCGAAGCGCCCGTTGCTGTACCCGTCGCCGGTAGTGACGCTCAATTCGCGGTGCGCCGCGTCTATTGCGTTGGCCGCAACTACGCCGCGCATGCGCGCGAAATGGGCTTTGATCCCGATCGCGAACCGCCGTTCTTCTTCTGCAAGCCGGCCGATGCCGTCGTGCCCGTCGCTTACGGCGAGACGCTCGAACTGGCTTACCCTTCGCAGACGCAGAACTACCATTACGAAGCCGAACTCGTCGCGGTGATTGGCAAAGGCGGCTCGGATATCCCGCTCGAACAGGCGCTCGATCACGTATGGGGCTACGCGGTAGGCCTCGACATGACGCGGCGCGATCTGCAGATGAAAATGCGCGAAATGGGCCGTCCGTGGGAGATTGGCAAGGCGTTTGACCGCTCGGCGCCGATCGGGCCGATTCATCCGGTCAGCGAGGTTGGTCACTTCGAAAACGCCGGCCTGTGGCTGACGGTCAACGGCGAGACCAAACAGAAGAGCGACGTGTCGCATCTCATCTGGTCGGTCGCGGAGACGGTGGCGTATCTTTCGAAGTTCTTCCGCCTCGAACCGGGTGACCTGATCTTCACGGGCACGCCTGAAGGCGTCGGCGCGGTGCAGAAGGGCGATACGATGAAGGTCGGTGTCGAGCGCCTTGGCGAAGTAACGGTGCGCGTGGCCTGA
- a CDS encoding nuclear transport factor 2 family protein, whose translation MDSKSQEQQDKAEIREVHMRYCRGIDRMDFDLVRSCYHPDAIDRHGAYEGGVEGFIEWAGQVLPLFETTMHFTGNQYVKVDGNVAFAEHYAQAFHRTKPLDGKPVADWIVNVRYVDRLEKRSGEWRIVDRVVVYDSERTIPVSSDAAPLGDWNYGRRDRDDPSYKYGL comes from the coding sequence TTGGATTCGAAGAGTCAGGAACAGCAAGACAAGGCGGAGATCCGTGAAGTCCACATGCGCTACTGCCGAGGCATCGATCGCATGGACTTCGATCTGGTGCGTTCGTGTTATCACCCAGACGCAATCGACCGACATGGTGCTTACGAAGGCGGGGTCGAAGGATTCATCGAGTGGGCCGGGCAAGTGCTCCCCCTCTTCGAGACCACGATGCATTTCACCGGCAACCAATACGTGAAGGTGGACGGCAATGTGGCTTTCGCCGAGCATTACGCGCAAGCCTTTCACCGAACGAAACCGCTAGATGGCAAACCCGTTGCGGACTGGATCGTGAACGTTCGATACGTTGATCGTCTGGAGAAACGTAGCGGCGAATGGCGTATTGTTGACCGCGTTGTCGTATACGACTCGGAGCGCACGATTCCGGTGAGTTCCGATGCCGCACCGTTGGGCGACTGGAACTATGGGCGGCGCGACCGCGACGATCCGTCGTACAAGTACGGTCTCTAA